GGGGTTGCATCCTCCCTAAGATCAGTATCAGCAAACATAGGGATACTGTTGAGCCTCAATGTGGCTATATTATCAATGGTTCAATACATCCCATATGATGTGGCATCAGCACTCATATCATCAAAGGGTGTGGAAAATTTGGGTGGATACACATTGGCAGACTTATCCAATGCCATAGCGAAATCCTTCATGACACAAGCCTTAGCCATGCTGGCAGCAATACCATTCAGCCTATCAAGGGCAGTAAAGAGGGGGAGAAGTTAAAAATGAATTGTCAAATTCCACGTTGAAGTAGGAGCTCCAAATACGTTTTAACTATTAGGGGGCGATTGGATAAATTTAATGAACTCAATAATTCCATTAGCTTATTCATATATGCCTCCTTAGATTCCGGATTTAAAACTTCAACTTCCATGAATACTCCGAGACCTTCAACATCATCAATATAGACTTTCAAATCACCCCTCGAATACTCATCCCTAACCTTCCTAACAACAAGATCCCTAAATCCAAGCTTCCTAAAAATCTCCAGCAACCTATCATCCGCCAAATCCATTTCAATCTCCTCCCTAACCTTAACATCCATTGAAGATCTCGGACCCTTAAACGTCAACTTATACCTGACCCCACCATCATTGGATTTATATATCCTTATCCT
This portion of the Candidatus Methanomethylicota archaeon genome encodes:
- the cyaB gene encoding class IV adenylate cyclase, yielding MFEYEVKLSLDGFDVDFLKRKLCDLGFKYISHRFEEDHYIDFRGCVNYVEDSALRIRIYKSNDGGVRYKLTFKGPRSSMDVKVREEIEMDLADDRLLEIFRKLGFRDLVVRKVRDEYSRGDLKVYIDDVEGLGVFMEVEVLNPESKEAYMNKLMELLSSLNLSNRPLIVKTYLELLLQRGI